The sequence below is a genomic window from Thermus filiformis.
TGGTCTTCCCCCTGCACGCGGACATCCAGGTGCGGTGCCGCAAGCTGGGCTTTGACAACCTGAACCCCATCCTCTGGTACAAGCACACCAACGCCGCCCTCGAGGTGGACCGCCCCGGCTTCTTCCTGGGGAAGCCCTACGAGCCCGGGGCGGTCATCAAAACCGAGGTGGAGTACGTCCTGATGCAGAGGAAGCCCGGGGGCTACCGCAAGCCCACCCCCGCCCAGAGGGAGGCCTCCCGCATCCCCAAGGAGCTTTTCGGGCGTTGGTTCCGGCAGATATGGGACGACATCCCCGGGGAGAGCACCCGGGACCACCCGGCCCCCTTTCCCCTGGAGCTTGCGGAGCGGCTGGTGCGCATGTTCAGCTTCGTGGGGGACACCGTCCTGGACCCCTTTGCCGGGACCGGGACCACCCTCATCGCCGCCGCCCGGTCTGGGAGAAGCTCCATCGGGGTGGAGTTGGTCCCCGCCTACGCGGAGCTGGCCGAAAGGCGCTTCCGGAAAGAGGCGCCCGGCCACCTGCTTCTTCTCTCTCGGTTTTTCCCCAAGGAAACGCCGGGTGGAGCATGAGCCCTCTTGAGGAACTGAAGGGCGCCCTGACCCAGATGCTCGGGGCCTCTTCCCGGAGCAGCGCCCGCCAGGAGGCCCTGGCCCGCTATCTTCGGGATAGGCTCGCCCTCCGCTTGCCAGTAGGGCTGAGGCCTTACCTTCGGTCGGAGACCAAAGTACCGGGCCTAGCTCGTGAGAAGAAGTGGGACCTAACCTTGGTCTACCCTGCTTCGGGATCGGTTAAGCCCCGTCTTTTGGTCTCCTTGAAGTCCATCATGGCCAACCCCTCCGGCTCTTGGCCCAACCGGTTGGACGACCTGGTGGGTGAGGTCTCCTCGGTTCAGATACTCTTTCCTGAGGTGGTAGTGGGCTATGTAGTCGTCCTGGACTACGGCGCCCCCGACAACAAGGGCAATGTTCCTAAAGGGGATGAAAACCGTTCCCATTACGAGAGCTTCAAAGCGGGCCTGAGGGCCCTCGCTCAGCGCAGGCCGCCCTTGTGGGCCCAAGGGCTCATCGAGGGGTACTGGGTCATTGAGATAGACACCCGCCGCCAGGACTTCCTCCTGGAGCCCCAGAAGACCTTGGAAGAGGGCGAAGCCTTTCTGAAAACCCTATTGGACGCCCTCCGGGAGCGGGAGCCCCTCCTCTTCCTAAACCAAGGCCAGTAAGCGGCCCAGGGCCTGGCTCAGGCGGCGCATCCCCTCTTGGATCTCCCCCTCGGTCATGGTGGCGTAGGAGAGGCGCAAGGTGTTCTCCCCGCCTCCGCCAGCGAAGAAGGGGGCCCCGGGCACGAAGGCCACGTCCTCCTTCAGGGCCTCTTCCAGGAGCGCCTGGGCGTTCACCCCAGGGAGCTCCATCCAGACGAACATCCCTCCCCGGGGCCGGCTGAACCGGACCCCCGGGGGCATGTGGGCCTCGAGGGCCCGTACCATGGCCTCGGCCTTGGCCCGGTAGACCTCCCGGATGCGGGCCACCCGCGCCTCAAACCCCTCCTGGACCAGGGCGTGGACCAGCATCTGGTTGAGGACGGGGGTGTGCAGGTCCGCCCCCTGCTTGGCCTGGACCAGCTTGGCGATGACCGGCTTTGGGCCCACCGCGTAGGCCACCCGGAGGCCGGGGGCGAGGACCTTGGAGAAGCTTCCCAGGTAGACCACGTTCCCGTAGCCCTGGGCCCGGTCCAGCTCAAAGAGGGTGGGGAGCTTCTTCCCGTCAAAGTAGAGCTCCGCGTAGGCGTCGTCCTCCACCAGGGGCACCCCGTGGGCGTGGGCGATCTCCACAAGCCTTTCCCGCCTACTTAGGGGCATGAGGGCCGAGGAGGGGTTTTGGAAGGTGGGGATGGCGTAGATGAAGCGGGGCCGTTCGCGCCTCAAGGCCTCCTCCAGGGCCTCGAGGTCCATCCCCTCGGCGTCCATGGCCACGGTGACGAACCGGGGCCCGTAGGCCCGGAAGGCCTGGATCGCCCCCAGGTAGCTCGGGGCCTCCAGCAGGACGGGGCTTCCCTCGTCCAGGAAGACCTTGCCCAAAAGGTCCAGCCCCTGCTGGCTCCCCGTGGTGATCAGGACCTCCTCCACCTCCACCCCGAACCTCTGGGCCACCCACTCCCTCAAGGGGGCGTACCCCTCCGTGGGGCCGTACTGGAGGGCCCGCTCCCCCCTTTCCCTTAGGATCTGGGCCGCCTTCTGGGCCGCCTCCTCCTTGGGGAAGAGCTCGGGGGCGGGCAGCCCCCCGGCGAAGCTCAGGACCCCCGGCCTCTGGGTGAGCTTCAGGAGCTCGCGGATGGTGGAGGCCTGGATACGGGCCGCGCTCCCTCCGAACCGCTCCGTCCAGTATGTATTGTCCATACCCCCAGTCTACCGCGTGTGGGGGTCAAAGAGGCGGGCGTACTCCTCCAGGGCGAACCGGTCCGTCATGCCGGCGATGTAATCGCAGACCGCCCGGTAAAGCCCCTCCTCCTCCACGCTTTGCTGCACCGGGTAGGGGAGGACCTCGGGCGAGGTGGTGTAGACCGAGAAAAGCCTCTTTAGGACGTCTTCCGCCTTCCGCCTCTGCCTCAGGATGTAGGGGTGGCGGTAGAGGCGCTCGTAGAGGAAGGCCCGAAGCGCCTTCTGCTCCTTCTTTACCCCTTCGGAAAGGCCCGCAAGCCGCCTGGAGTGGCGGCGGACCGCCTCGGCGCTTTCCACCTGGGCCGCCTCGAGGGCGGCGTGGGTGGCCTCTATGGCGTCGGTGATGAGGAGGCCCAGAAGCTCCCGGATGAGGACCCGCCTTCCGAACTCCTGGAGCCGGCTAAGCTCCAGGCCGAGGGAGCGGGCGAGGTCCCGGACGAGCCCCACCTCCTCCAGGCTCTCGGGGAGGAGGAGGCCGCTTCTCAGGCCGTCGTCCAGGTCGTGGGCGGTGTAGGCGATCTCGTCCGCCAGGTCCACCACCTGGGCCTCCAGGCTCCCCTGCCCCTCCCCGAACTCCAGGGCCGAGGGGGGGCGGTAGGCGGGCTCGTGCTTGGCGATCCCCTCCAGGGTCTCCCGGGTGAGGTTGAGGCCCCGGAAGCCCGGGTAGCGGACCTCCAGGTGGGTCACGATCCGCAGGGCCTGGGCGTTGTGCTCAAATCCCCCGTGGTCCCGCATCAGCTCGTTCAGGACCGCCTCCCCCGAGTGGCCGAAGGGGGGGTGGCCCAGGTCGTGGGCCAGGGCGATGGTCTCGGTCAGGTCCTCGTTCAGGCCCAGGGCGCGGGCGATGGACCGGGCCACCTGGGCCACCTCCAGGGTGTGGGTGAGCCGGGTGCGGTAGTAGTCCCCCTCGTAGTTCAAGAAGACTTGGGTTTTGTACTCCAGCCGGCGGAAGGCGGTGGTGTGGAGGACCCGGTCCCGGTCCTTCTGGAAGGGGGTCCGGTAGGGGCTCTCCTCCTCCGGGTGGAGCCGGCCTTGGCTCCCATGGACCGCGTAGGGGGCGAGGCGGAGGGCTTCCAGGCGGAGGAGGTCTTCCCGATGGAGCTTCATTCCACCTTCCTGAAGGCCAGCACCGCGTTCTGCCCACCGAAGGCGAAGGAGTTGGAAAGGGCGTACTCCAAGCGGGCCTCCCGGGGCTCGGGGACGAAGTCCAGGTCCAGCTCGGGGTCGGGGTCCTCGAGGTTGATGGTGGGGGGGAGGATGCCGAAGTACAGGGCCTGGGCCGTGGCGATGGCCTCCACCGCCCCCGCCGCCCCCAGGAGGTGGCCGGTCATGCTCTTGGTGGAGGAGACGGCGAGCCTTTTCGCGTGCTCCCCGAAGACCTGCTTGATGGCCAGCACCTCCGCCCGGTCCCCCACCGGGGTGCTGGTCCCGTGGGCGTTGATGTAGCCCACCTTCTCCGGCGGAACCCCCGCGTCCTTCAGGGCCGCCCGCATGGCCAAGGCCGCCCCCTTTCCCTCGGGGTGGGGCTCGGTGATGTGGTGGGCGTCCGCGCTCCGGCCGAAGCCCACCACCTCCGCGTAGATCCTGGCCCCCCGGCGCCGGGCGTGCTCGTACTCCTCCAGGACCAGAACCCCCGCCCCCTCCGAGAGGACGAACCCGTCCCGGCTCTTGGTGAAGGGGCGGCTCGCCTTCTGGGGCTCCTCGTTCCGGGTGGAGAGGGCCCGCATCACCCCGAAGGCCCCGATGGCCATGGGGGTGACGGCGGCCTCCGTTCCCCCGGCGAAGACCACGTCCGCCTCGCCCAGCTGGATCATGCGCAAGGCGCTTCCCAGGGCGTCCGAGCCGGTGGCGCAGGCGGTGACCACGGTGGAGCTCGGCCCCATGAAGCCGTAGCGCATGGCGATCTGGGCCGAGGCCATGTTGGCGATCATCATAGGGATGAAGAAGGGGCTGATCCGGTTCGGCCCCTTCTCCAGGAAGACCCGGCTCTGCGCCTCCCAGGTCTCCATCCCGCCGATCCCCGAGCCCACCAGGGTGCCCACCCGGGTGGGGTCCAGCCGGTCCACCTCGAGGCCCGCGTCCTTCAGGGCCAGCTCCGCGGCCACCAGGGCCAGCTGGACGAACCGGTCCAGCCTGCGCAGCTCCCGTTTGTCCAGGTAGGCCTCCACCTCCACGTCCACCTCCCCGGCGATCTGCACGGGGAGGGCGCTCGCGTCAAACCGGGTGATGCGACGGATGCCGCTTCTGCCCTCGAGCTGGGCCTTGTGGAAGGCCTCGGCCCCTACGCCGATGGGAGAAACCGGCCCCAGGCCGGTGATGACCACGCGCCGCATGGGGGTAGTATACCGCTAAGGGCGGGGGATGGGGGAAGGAGGTTTGAAGCGATGAAGTGATGAAGCGATGAAGCGGTGAAGCGGTGAAGCGGTGAAGTGGTGAAGCGATGAAGTGGTGAGGCGGTGAGGGTGTGGGGAAGACCACACCTCCCCCCGGGTGGGCGCCAGGGGGGAGGCGCAGGGTTTTGGGACTAGCCCAGCTTGGACTTGATGTACTCCACCGCGTCCTTCACGGTGCGGATCTTCTCCGCCTCCTCGTCCGAGATCTCCAGGCCGAACTCGTCCTCCAGACCCATGATCAGCTCCACCGTGTCCAGGGAGTCCGCCCCCAGGTCCTCGATGAAGCGGGCCTCGAGGGTCACCTTGTCCTCCTCCACGGAGAGCTTGTCCACGATAACCGCCTTGACCTTTTCAAAGATCTCCTGCTCGCTCATGCAAAACCTCCCCCTGGGATTCTACCACCTGGGGCCTAGTGGGGGGTAAGCCCCCCGTCCACACAAAGGGTCTGGCCGGTGATGTAGGAGGCCCGCTCCGAGACCAAAAAGGCCACCGCCTCCGCCACCTCCTCAGGTTTGCCGAAGCGCCCGGCGGGGATGGAGGCCAGGTAGGCCTTTTTCACCTCCTCGGGAAGCCTTCCGGTCATCTCCGTCTCTATGAAGCCCGGGGCCACGGCGTTCACCGTGATCCCCCTCGCCGCGTACTCCTTGGCCACCGCCCGGGTGAAGCCGATGAGGCCGGCCTTGGAGGCCACGTAGTTGGCCTGGCCCGGGTTGCCCAGGAGGCCCACCACGCTGGTCACGTTCACGATGCGGCCGAAGCGGGCCTTCATCATGAGCTTCACCGCCTCCCGGGTGGTGCGGAAGGCGGCGGAGAGGTTGGCCTCCAGCACCGCCTCCCAGTCCTCGTCCTTCATCCGGACGAGGAGGGTGTCCCGGGTGATGCCCGCGTTGTTCACCAAGGTGTCCAGGCCCCCCAGGGCCTCCGCCGCCTGGTGGACCAGGGCCGTGGCCGCCTCCGCCTCGAGGAGGTTAGCCCCCAGGACCGCCGTAAGGGGGGCCCCCCGGGCCTTGGCCTCCTCCGCCACCTCCAGCGCCTTCTCCCGGTTCTGCCCGTAGTGGATGGCCAGGGCGAACCCTTCCTCCGCGAGCCTCAGGGCGATGGCCCGGCCGATCCCCCGGCTCGCTCCCGTGATGAGCGCCTTACGCATCCTCCACCTCCAAGGCTTTTTTCAGGCTTTCCGGATCCTGGACCGAGAGGGCCTGGGCTCCCTCCAGGGTGCGGCCCACAAGGCCCTTCAGGACCTCCCCGCTCCCGAACTCCAAAAAGCGCTTGACGCCCCTCGCCTCCATGTCCCGTAGGATCTCCACCCAGCGCACGGGGTGGGTGATCTGCTCCAAAAGGAGCGCCCGAATCCTCTCCGGGTCCTCCTCGGGCCTTGCGGTGACGTTGGAGTAGACGGGGAAGCGGGGCCTCTTCAGGGGCACCTGGGCCAGGTCCCGGGCGAGCCTTTCCTGGGCCGGGGCCATCAGGCGGGAGTGGAAGGGGGCGGAGACGGGAAGGAAGACCACCCGGGCCCGCTTCGCCTTGAGCCGCTCTGCCGCGGCCTCCACCGCCTCCTTCCTTCCAGAGATCACCGTCTGCTCGGGGGCGTTGAGGTTGGCCACCTCCACCTCAGAAAGCCCCTCGAGGGCGGACCGGACCTCCTCCAAGGGGAGCTTGAGGATGGCCGCCATCGCCCCTTCCCCCGGGGGGACGGCCTCCTGCATGTACCTGCCCCGGAGGCGCACGAGCCTTAGGGCGTCCTCCAGGGCCAGGGTGCCCGCGGCCACGTGGGCCGTCCATTCCCCCAGGGAATGGCCGGCGGCGAAGGCGGGCTCCTTCCCGCCCGCCTCGAGGAAGGCCCGGTAGGCGGCGTAGCCCACGGCCAGGAGGGCGGGCTGCTGGTTCTCCGTGAGGGTGAGGGTCTCCTCGGGGCCCTCCCACATGAGCCGGAGGAGGCCGGGCAGGGCGGCTTCGGCCCGGTCCAGGACCTCCCGGGCGGCGGGGTAGGCCTCGTAGAGGGCCCGGCCCATCCCAAGCCGCTGCGAGCCCTGGCCGGGGAAGAGGGCGGCGTACATCAGGCCCCTCCCCAGGTGAGGACGGCCGCGGCCCAGGTGAGCCCGGCCCCGAAGGAGACCAAGAGGACGTGGTCCCCCTCGCGTAGCCGCCCCTCCTCCGCCGCCTCCTTCAGGGCCAGGGGGATGGAGGCGGTGGAGGTGTTCCCGTACTTCTGTACGTTCACCACCACCCGCTCCCAGGGGAGGCCCAGCCGCTCCCGGGCCGCGTCAATGATCCTCAGGTTGGCCTGGTGGGGGACGAAGAGGCGGATGTCCTCGGGGGTGAGGCCCGCCTTCTCTATGGCCTCGAGGGTGGCGGTGTTCATCACCCGCACGGCGAACTTGAAGACCTCCCGCCCGTTCATGTAGAGCCGGTTCCGCATGGAGGTCCCGTCGGGGAGGCGGGGGGCCACGCAGGCGTGGTAGAGCTCCTTACCCCCCGTGCCGTCCGCTCCCAGGACGAAGGAGCGGAAGCCGAAGCCCTCCCGAACCTTCCCCACCACCGCGGCTCCCCCCGCGTCCCCGAAGAGGACGGCGGTGGACCGGTCGTTCCAGTCCAGGATCTTGGAGAGGGCCTCCGCCCCCACCACCAGGACCTTCCGGGCCAGGCCCGACTCCACCAGGGCGTGGGCCTGGGCCAGGCCGTAGACCCAGCCGGGGCAGCCCGCCAGGAGGTCGTAGGCGAAGGCCTGAAGCCCGAAGCGGGCCTGGACCAAGGCGGCGGTGGCGGGGAAGAGGGCGTCCGGGGTGTTGGTGGCCACGATCACCCCGTCCACCCCTTCCAGGGCCTGGGGGTGCCGCCTCAGGAGGTCCTCCACCGCCTGGAAGGCCAGGTCCGAGGTGTACTCGTCCTCCCGGCCGATGTGGCGCTCTTTGATCCCCGTCCTCTCCGTGATCCACTCGTCGGAGGTGTCCAGGGTCTTCTCCAGGTCCTCGTTGGTCAGGACCCGTTCCGGCACATAGGTGCCTAGGGCCAGGATGCCGCTCATGGGCACCACTATACCGGAGGGGGGCGTCCCTCGAGGGCAAACCTAGTCTCGGTCAAAATGGACCCGCCCCGGCGCGCGCCGGGGCGGGCGCCCCAAAAAAGCACCCCATCCTGGCTTACGCCAGGATGGGGGCCCCGGCAAACCTTTCCCCCAGCCTTCTAACGGGGCCGTCTGTGCCAAGAAAAGTTAGACCTCGAGGACCTTGCGCCCGTCGTAGTAACCGCACTCAGGGCAGACGGTGTGGGGCGGGCGGGGCGTCTTGCACTCGGGGCAGGGGGCCAGGGTGGGCGGGGTCAGGGCGTGGTGGCTCCTGCGGGCGTCCCGCCGCGCCTTTGAGGTCTTCTTCTTGGGTACAGGGTGCTTGGCCATCTTCTCCCTCCAACAAACCCCACCGAGTATAGCAGATCTAAAGCTCGGGGAGTAGACCCTTGAGCGCCCGCAAAGGGTGGTGCTCCTCCGCCTCGTGGCCGCAGTCCACCAGGTTCCGGTCCGCTCCGCACACGGGGCAAAGCCCCCGGCAGTTCTCGTCGCAGAGGGCGGTGTACGGCATCTCGGTGATGAAGGCCTCGGCCAGGAAGCCGCTCAGGTCCAGGTCGGGCTCGCCGAAGATGTAGTACTCCTCCTCGGTCTCCTCGTGGAACTCCACCCCTTCCGCCCCCTGGCGGTAGTGGAGCATGTGCTGGAAGTAGGCGTGCACCGGGACCGGGGTGGGCTTGAGGCAGCGGCGGCACTCCATCAGGGCCACCCCCTCCACCTCCCCGGAGAGCCAGAACTCGCCCTCGCCCACGGAGGTCACGCTCACCTTCCAGTGCGCCTCGCCCTGTAGGGGGAAGCGTTCTTCCCCCGCGAAGAAGGCGTCCCGCACCACCCCGGAGGCGCCCGCGGTCCCGCCCTCCTTGAGCAAGCGGGCCAGGTTGATGCTCTGCACCTCGCGGTAATCCATCCTTTCTATACTAGTCCTTCCCGGCCTCGGTTTCAACCGTCCCTTGTGGGGCCGTTTTTATACACTTGGGAAGAAATAAGTTGCAGACGGCAAAAACCCTTCGTCCGTGCTATCATGCCCCCATGAGGCGGATTGGCGTGCTGGGTATGCCCATGGACCTGGGGGCGGGCCGGCGGGGGGTGGACATGGGCCCCTCGGCTTTGCGCTACGCCCGGCTCAAGGACGGCCTCGAGGCCCTGGGGTTCGCGGTGACGGACCTGGGGGATGTGGACGTGCCCGTGGCGGAGAGCCTCCCGCCGGGCGGGGGGTTGCGCTTCCTCGAGCCCATCCGGGAGGCCTGTCTGACCCTTAAGGAGCGGGTGGCGGCCCTGCCGGAGGACACCTTCCCCATCGTTTTGGGGGGGGACCACTCCCTCTCCATGGGCTCGGTGGCGGGGGTGGCCGCCCGGAAGGAGGTGGGGGTGATCTGGGTGGACGCCCACGGGGACTTCAACACCCCCGAGACCAGCCCCTCCGGGAACATCCACGGGATGCCCCTGGCGGTCCTGGCTGGCCTGGGCCACCCCCGGCTGGTGGAGGCCTTCGGTAGCGTGGACCCCTCCCGCATCGTCCTCATCGGGGTGCGGAGCCTGGACCCGGGGGAGAGGCGGCTTCTGGGGGAGGCGGGGGTGCGGGTCTACACCATGCACGAGGTGGACCGCCTGGGCATCGCCCGCATCGCCGAGGAGGCCCTGGACCACCTGAAGGGGCTTCCCCTGCACGTCTCCTTGGACGCGGACGTCCTGGACCCGGGCCTCGCCCCCGGGGTGGGGACCCCGGTCCCCGGCGGCCTCACCTACCGGGAGGCCCACCTCCTCATGGAGATCCTCGCCCAGTCGGGCCGGGTGCACAGCCTGGACCTGGTGGAGGTGAACCCCATCCTGGACGAGAAGAACCGCACCGCCGAGATGATGGTGGGTCTGGCGCTGAGCCTCCTCGGGAAGCGGATCCTTTAGAGTTGCCCCGTCCTGGGGTAAAAAACTCCGCCGCGGCGAAGGCCGCGGCGGGGTGAAGCTTTGCTGGGGTGGGGTTATCCCGCCGCCAAGGCGGGGAGGACGGCCCCCGGGAAGAAGCCCAGGAAGAGGAGGAAGAGGGTTACCAGCAGGACCACGCTCCGGGCGAGGGGCCTAGGCAGGGCGGGGGCTACCTCGGCCGCTTTCGGCTGGAAGACGGAAAGGCCCAGGGCCAGGTAGTAGTAGGCCGAGACCGCGCTCGTCAGAAGGGCCAGGACCAGAAGCCCGTACTGCCCCGCCTTGGCCGCCTCGAGGAAGACCAGGTACTTCCCCCAGAAGCCGGGGAAGGGGGGGAGGCCCAGGAGGGAGAGGGCGGCGAAGCCCAGGCCCAGGGCCAGGACCGGCTCCCGCTGGAAGAGGCCCTTCAGCCCCTCCAGGGGCACCTCCTCCTCGGAGATCAGGCTGAGGGCGGCAAAGGCCAGCCCCGTGGCCAGGACGTAGGCCAGGAGGTAGAAGGTCACCGCCTGGGCCGCCCCCGTGTACAGGCCCAGGGCCATGTACCCCGCGTGGGCGATGGAGCTGTAGGCCAGAAGCCGCTTGGCCTCCTTCTGGCCCAAAGCGGCCAGGTTCCCCCAGAGGACGCTCAGGGCGATGAGGAGGCCCAGGCCCTGCAGGGCGGGCCCCCCAGGCAGGACCACCCGCAGCAGGGCGGCGAAGGCCGCGGCCTTCACTCCGGTGGCCATGAAGAGGGTGACCGGGGTGGGGCTTCCCTGGTAGACGTCCGGGGTCCAGAAGTGGAAGGGGGCAAGGGCCGCCTTGAAGCCCAGGCCCACCAGGATCAGGCCCAGGGCCAGGAGGTAGGCCCCGCCCTCCCCCGGGGTCCCGGCCAGGAAGCTCCCCGTGGCCCCGTAGTGGAGGGCCACCCCGTAGAGGAAGAAGGCGGCGGCCAGGGCGCCCAGCAGGAAGTACTTGAGCGCGGCCTCGAGGCCCCGCCCCCGGTTCCAGGCCGCCAGGGCGTACAGGGGCAAGGAGAGGGCCTCAATGGCGATGAGCATTACCAAAAGGTGCTTGGTGCTGGCCAAAAGGTGCATCCCCAAGGCGGCGTAGAGGACCAGGAGGTAGTACTCCCACCGCTCGGTCCTCTTGAGCCCCACCGCCCAAAGCCCCCCGAGGAGGGCCAGAAGGCTCAGGGCCGCCGCCAAGGTGTCCATCTCGTAGAACCCGAACCGGACCGGCCTTCCCCACTCGTACAGGAGGGCCACCACCCCCAGGGAGAGGCCCAGGATGACCAGGCGACGGGTGGTGCGAACCGGGAGGAAGAGGCCGAGGAGGGTGACCAGAACGGAGAACGCGCTTAGGACCAAAAGGGTCATGCGCCACCTCCCAAGAGCTTAGCCAGGGCCTCGGCCAAGGGGGTGAGGCCCTGCATGAAGTACCCGGGGAAGAGGCCCATCCAGAGGAGGGCAAGGACGCTTACCCCGGCGAAGAGCCACTCCCTTCCGGAAAGGTCACGGGCCTCGAGGCCCGCCTCCTCCCAGAAGACCTTCTGGAAGGCGGTCAGGGCATACGCCGCCGCGCCGATCACCGCCAGGAAGCCGAAGGCGGTGAGCCAGGGGCTGGCCTTGTAGGCCCCGAGGAGGGCGAAGAACTCCCCCGGGAAGCCGGAAAGCCCCGGCAGGCCGACCATGGCCATCACCAGGAAGAGGCCCAAGGCGGCGAGGCCGGGGGCGGTGGCCGCCAGGCCCCGGTACCGGCCCAGCTCGAGGGTCTGGACCCGCTCAAAGAGGAAGCCCCCGAAGAGGAAGAGGGCCCCGGTGTAGACAGCGCTCGCCGCCAGGAGGAAGAGGGCCCCGGTCACCCCTTCCGGGCTCCCCGAGAAGAGGCCGAGCCCGGCCAGGCCCATGTGGGACACCCCCCCGTAGGCCAGAAGGGTCTTCCAGTCCCGGGCGGAGAAGGCCACCCAGGCCCCGTAGACCGCCCCTAAGGCGGAGAGGAAGAGGAGGACCCCCTGCCACTCGGCGAAGCCCGAGGGGGCCAGGGGGATGGCGTAGCGGAAGAAGGCGTAGATCCCCACCTTGTACAGGGTCCCCAGGGCATCCGCCAGCCCCGAGGGGTGGTTCTCCCGGTGGAAGAGGGGTAGCCAGGCGTGCAGGGGCACCAGGGGGGTCTTCACCGCGAAGGCCACCAGGAAGCCCAGGAAGACCCAGGCCCCGTAGGCCTCGGGGACGGGCCGCTTGAGGAGGTCCTCCAGGAGGAAGCTCTCCGCCCCGCCCAGGTACCGCGCCGCCAAGACTGCGGCCAGCATGGGCAAGGAGCCCACCAGGGTGAAGAGGGCGAAGGTGTAAAGCGCCCGGAGCCGCTCCTTTCCCCCGTAGAGGAGGAGCATGAAGAGGGAGGGGATCAGGGTGGCCTCAAAGAAGACGTAGAAGAGGACCAGGTCCCGCGCGGCGAAGAGGCCGAGAAGCCCCGTGCTCATCAGGAGGGCGAGGCCCAAGAACCGCCCCTCCACCCGGGCCAGGCTCCCCAGGAAGACCACCAAGGCGGTGGTGAGGAAGAGGAGGGCCGAGACCCCGTCCAGGCCCAGGGCGTAGTAGACCCCGGCCTCCTTGAGGAGGGGGGCCTTCTCGTAGAAGCTTCCTCCCCCTGCCACGCTCACGAAGAGCCAGAGGTTTAGCCCCAGGCTCGCCAAGGCCCCCAGCACCCCAAGGGCGCGGGGGGCGCCCAGAAGCAGGAGAAGGCCGAAGAGGGCCGGAAGGAAGACCGCCAGGCTTACCACCGCATCACCCCCAGGAAGATCAGCGCCCCCAGGACCATGAGGAGGGCGTAGAACCGCAGGTACCCCCGCTGAAGTGCCCCTAGGCCCCGCCCCGCCAGGGCCAGAAGCCCCGCCAGGCTCCGGTAGAGGGAGAGGAGGCCCCCGTCCCCCGCCAGGAGGGCCTCGGAGAGGGCCTTCAGGGGATTGACCACCAGGGCGTTGTAGACCGCGTCGGCGTAGAAGGCGTTTTTGGACCAGGTTTCAAAGGCTAGGTACCAGGCGGGCAGGGGCCTCTGGAAGAAGACGTAGCCCAGGTAGAGGCCGAGGAGGGCCACCAGGCCGGAGAGGAGGATCAGCCCCCATTCCGCCCCCAAGGAGAGGTGATGGGCCTCGAGCTCCGCCAAGGCG
It includes:
- a CDS encoding YceD family protein — translated: MDYREVQSINLARLLKEGGTAGASGVVRDAFFAGEERFPLQGEAHWKVSVTSVGEGEFWLSGEVEGVALMECRRCLKPTPVPVHAYFQHMLHYRQGAEGVEFHEETEEEYYIFGEPDLDLSGFLAEAFITEMPYTALCDENCRGLCPVCGADRNLVDCGHEAEEHHPLRALKGLLPEL
- the rocF gene encoding arginase, with the translated sequence MRRIGVLGMPMDLGAGRRGVDMGPSALRYARLKDGLEALGFAVTDLGDVDVPVAESLPPGGGLRFLEPIREACLTLKERVAALPEDTFPIVLGGDHSLSMGSVAGVAARKEVGVIWVDAHGDFNTPETSPSGNIHGMPLAVLAGLGHPRLVEAFGSVDPSRIVLIGVRSLDPGERRLLGEAGVRVYTMHEVDRLGIARIAEEALDHLKGLPLHVSLDADVLDPGLAPGVGTPVPGGLTYREAHLLMEILAQSGRVHSLDLVEVNPILDEKNRTAEMMVGLALSLLGKRIL
- a CDS encoding NADH-quinone oxidoreductase subunit N encodes the protein MTLLVLSAFSVLVTLLGLFLPVRTTRRLVILGLSLGVVALLYEWGRPVRFGFYEMDTLAAALSLLALLGGLWAVGLKRTERWEYYLLVLYAALGMHLLASTKHLLVMLIAIEALSLPLYALAAWNRGRGLEAALKYFLLGALAAAFFLYGVALHYGATGSFLAGTPGEGGAYLLALGLILVGLGFKAALAPFHFWTPDVYQGSPTPVTLFMATGVKAAAFAALLRVVLPGGPALQGLGLLIALSVLWGNLAALGQKEAKRLLAYSSIAHAGYMALGLYTGAAQAVTFYLLAYVLATGLAFAALSLISEEEVPLEGLKGLFQREPVLALGLGFAALSLLGLPPFPGFWGKYLVFLEAAKAGQYGLLVLALLTSAVSAYYYLALGLSVFQPKAAEVAPALPRPLARSVVLLVTLFLLFLGFFPGAVLPALAAG
- a CDS encoding complex I subunit 4 family protein, with amino-acid sequence MVSLAVFLPALFGLLLLLGAPRALGVLGALASLGLNLWLFVSVAGGGSFYEKAPLLKEAGVYYALGLDGVSALLFLTTALVVFLGSLARVEGRFLGLALLMSTGLLGLFAARDLVLFYVFFEATLIPSLFMLLLYGGKERLRALYTFALFTLVGSLPMLAAVLAARYLGGAESFLLEDLLKRPVPEAYGAWVFLGFLVAFAVKTPLVPLHAWLPLFHRENHPSGLADALGTLYKVGIYAFFRYAIPLAPSGFAEWQGVLLFLSALGAVYGAWVAFSARDWKTLLAYGGVSHMGLAGLGLFSGSPEGVTGALFLLAASAVYTGALFLFGGFLFERVQTLELGRYRGLAATAPGLAALGLFLVMAMVGLPGLSGFPGEFFALLGAYKASPWLTAFGFLAVIGAAAYALTAFQKVFWEEAGLEARDLSGREWLFAGVSVLALLWMGLFPGYFMQGLTPLAEALAKLLGGGA